In Bacteroidota bacterium, the following are encoded in one genomic region:
- a CDS encoding YhbY family RNA-binding protein produces MSSLTSKQRAHLRGLAHPLRPILHVGKEGVSAATIHACADAFRTRELLKLRVLDAAPDTARGTAHAIAEQMEAVHVVQVVGHTAVLYRADPDHPTIRLPK; encoded by the coding sequence ATGTCGTCCCTCACGTCGAAGCAGCGCGCGCACCTGCGCGGCCTTGCGCACCCGCTCCGCCCGATTCTGCACGTTGGGAAGGAGGGCGTCTCGGCAGCCACCATCCACGCCTGCGCCGACGCCTTCCGCACGCGCGAACTGCTCAAGCTGCGCGTCCTCGACGCCGCGCCGGACACGGCACGCGGCACGGCCCACGCCATCGCCGAGCAGATGGAGGCCGTGCACGTCGTCCAGGTCGTTGGCCACACGGCTGTACTCTACCGCGCCGACCCGGACCACCCGACGATCCGCCTTCCGAAGTAG
- a CDS encoding zinc-dependent alcohol dehydrogenase family protein → MRALRFHTTGRPADVLHLDTLPDPEPGPGAVRVRLTHRPINPADLLAVRGRYGTAPHLPAVAGHEGLGTVDRLGAGVPQEALGQRVVPLGAGPTWQTHLVAHPSDLLAVPDGIPDEAAAQLFVNPLTAWLLVEHIGRQQHGALPEGAWLVQSAGATTVGRLVVQLARLAGARSVSLVRRDSDVALLEALGADAVLVVPDGFDARAVRGQIRAVTGGAAVRLGIDAVGGATGALVASALGEGGVLLSYGVLSGQPLPLDIGRVIFRGLTVQGVWRTRWFETAPPAVSRAVLVHLADLIARGVLTLPVAGTYDLAEVDAALAHQAHPGRRGKVLLTG, encoded by the coding sequence ATGCGCGCGCTCCGCTTCCACACGACCGGCCGTCCCGCCGACGTGCTGCACCTCGACACGCTTCCTGATCCGGAGCCTGGCCCCGGCGCGGTGCGCGTCCGGCTCACGCATCGCCCCATCAACCCCGCCGACCTCCTCGCAGTGCGGGGCCGCTACGGCACCGCGCCCCACCTCCCTGCCGTGGCGGGCCACGAGGGGCTCGGCACCGTAGACCGACTCGGTGCCGGGGTGCCGCAGGAAGCCCTCGGCCAGCGCGTCGTGCCGCTCGGTGCCGGGCCAACGTGGCAGACGCACCTCGTCGCGCATCCCAGCGACCTGCTCGCTGTCCCCGACGGTATCCCCGACGAGGCGGCCGCGCAGCTCTTCGTCAACCCGTTGACGGCGTGGCTGCTGGTCGAACACATCGGGCGGCAGCAGCACGGTGCCTTGCCTGAGGGCGCGTGGCTCGTGCAGTCAGCGGGCGCGACGACGGTGGGACGACTGGTCGTTCAGCTCGCGCGACTTGCCGGAGCGCGTAGCGTCAGCCTCGTCCGCCGCGACTCCGACGTGGCGTTGCTCGAAGCCCTGGGCGCGGACGCGGTCCTCGTCGTCCCGGACGGCTTCGACGCGCGAGCCGTACGTGGGCAGATCCGTGCCGTCACGGGCGGGGCGGCGGTTCGCCTCGGCATCGACGCGGTGGGCGGAGCAACGGGGGCACTCGTGGCGTCGGCGCTGGGCGAGGGCGGCGTGCTGCTGTCCTACGGCGTCCTGAGCGGCCAGCCGCTCCCGCTCGACATCGGACGCGTGATCTTTCGGGGGCTCACCGTGCAGGGCGTCTGGCGCACGCGCTGGTTCGAGACGGCCCCGCCAGCCGTCAGCCGCGCCGTGCTCGTTCACCTCGCCGACCTCATCGCCCGGGGCGTGCTGACGCTTCCTGTGGCTGGCACCTACGATCTCGCCGAGGTCGACGCGGCGCTCGCCCACCAAGCCCACCCAGGGCGACGTGGCAAGGTGCTGCTGACGGGCTGA
- a CDS encoding MBL fold metallo-hydrolase, which translates to MSTVVQSFTVAGPFAENCYVCHSRGEAVLLDPGCADARERNLVLNYIAEHNLAVRHLLLTHAHLDHIVSCAFFADHFGLGWQMHPDDAPLLRHAEQQAALFQFPIDPPPDPTGWLREGDTVTFGDATWQVLLAPGHSPGSICFYDEASGFVIAGDVLFSGSIGRTDLWQGDLPTLLRSIETKLMPLPDETVVYCGHGPATTIGRERRANPFLVG; encoded by the coding sequence ATGTCCACCGTCGTCCAGAGCTTCACCGTCGCCGGGCCGTTCGCCGAGAACTGCTACGTCTGCCACAGCCGGGGCGAGGCCGTCCTCCTCGATCCTGGCTGCGCCGACGCGCGCGAGCGCAACCTCGTGCTGAACTACATCGCCGAGCACAATCTCGCGGTGCGGCACCTGCTGCTCACGCACGCCCACCTCGACCACATCGTCAGCTGCGCGTTCTTCGCCGACCACTTCGGCCTCGGCTGGCAGATGCACCCCGACGACGCGCCGCTGCTGCGCCACGCCGAGCAGCAGGCCGCGCTGTTCCAGTTCCCCATCGATCCGCCGCCCGACCCGACGGGCTGGCTCCGCGAGGGCGACACCGTCACCTTCGGCGACGCGACGTGGCAGGTGCTCCTCGCCCCGGGCCACTCGCCCGGCTCAATCTGTTTCTACGACGAGGCGAGCGGCTTCGTGATCGCGGGCGACGTGCTCTTCAGCGGCTCCATTGGGCGGACAGATCTCTGGCAGGGCGATCTCCCGACGCTGCTCCGCTCCATCGAGACGAAGCTGATGCCGCTCCCTGACGAGACGGTCGTCTACTGCGGCCACGGTCCTGCGACCACCATCGGGCGCGAGCGACGTGCGAACCCGTTCCTCGTCGGCTAG
- a CDS encoding alpha-amylase family glycosyl hydrolase codes for MSLQKSQAEGMLPFGATLTERGISFRVWAPHADAVSVVGSFNGWDDQAHRLDRYDDGTWSGTVRGAKVGDGYLFALRNEAVSDDVFRRPDPYARQMVNSASHSVVYDPAAFDWEGDSAHCPPWNDLVIYELHVGTFAGFKDGRPGDLHAAARRLGYLRDLGVNAVEVMPLAEFGGDVSWGYNPAAPFAVESSYGGPDAFKAFVKEAHRHGIAVILDVVYNHFGPSDLGLWQFDGWSEHGQGGIYFYNDHRRKTPWGDTRPDYGRPEVQQFLLDNAAMWLEEYHVDGLRVDMTPYVYTVDGGGDRIEAGWQFLQRLTTLVRERFPGRIAIAEDLHTNHAITQPVEQGGAGFGSQWDAQFVHPIRGALITPDDGARDLGRVAAALQHRYGSDAFARVVYTESHDEVANGKARIAEEIFPGRADSWASKKRATLGAALALTAPGIPMLFQGQALLDDGYFQDTVPLDWKKAKRHDGLVQLHRDLIALRRDFDGTATGLKSQHLDLIHVDHHAKLLAYQRRDAGGPNDSVFVVVNLSHRAHYVYPLRLPHDAHWHLRFNSDGRGYDRAFGGHPAYDLHGHRARVSIGPYTVLVYTCGTAPRRDAPRRRVLGVLWHLLKRGVQRLLAGAPR; via the coding sequence ATGTCGTTACAGAAGTCCCAGGCTGAGGGCATGCTCCCGTTTGGCGCGACCCTCACCGAGCGCGGCATCAGCTTCCGCGTGTGGGCGCCGCACGCCGATGCCGTCTCCGTCGTCGGGAGCTTCAACGGCTGGGACGACCAGGCGCATCGGCTCGACCGGTACGACGATGGCACGTGGTCGGGCACCGTGCGCGGCGCGAAGGTGGGCGACGGCTACCTCTTCGCGCTCCGCAATGAGGCGGTCAGCGACGACGTGTTTCGCCGCCCCGACCCCTACGCGCGGCAGATGGTCAACTCGGCGAGCCACAGCGTCGTCTACGACCCCGCTGCGTTCGACTGGGAGGGCGACTCAGCCCACTGCCCGCCGTGGAACGACCTCGTGATCTACGAACTTCACGTTGGCACCTTCGCCGGATTCAAGGACGGGCGGCCCGGCGACCTCCACGCCGCTGCCCGGCGCCTCGGCTACCTCCGCGACCTCGGCGTCAACGCCGTCGAGGTGATGCCGCTTGCCGAGTTCGGGGGCGATGTGTCGTGGGGCTACAACCCTGCCGCGCCGTTCGCCGTCGAGAGCAGCTACGGCGGCCCGGACGCGTTCAAGGCGTTCGTCAAGGAGGCCCACCGCCACGGCATCGCGGTGATTCTCGATGTGGTCTACAACCACTTCGGCCCGTCCGACCTCGGCCTCTGGCAGTTCGACGGCTGGAGCGAGCACGGCCAGGGCGGCATCTACTTCTACAACGACCATCGCCGAAAAACGCCCTGGGGCGACACGCGGCCCGACTATGGGCGCCCCGAGGTGCAGCAGTTCCTTCTCGACAACGCAGCGATGTGGCTGGAGGAGTACCACGTCGACGGCCTGCGCGTGGACATGACGCCGTACGTCTACACCGTCGACGGCGGCGGCGACCGCATCGAGGCGGGGTGGCAATTCTTGCAGCGCCTCACCACGCTCGTGCGCGAGCGCTTCCCCGGCCGCATCGCGATCGCCGAGGACCTGCACACCAACCATGCGATCACCCAACCCGTGGAGCAGGGCGGGGCAGGTTTTGGGTCACAGTGGGACGCGCAGTTCGTGCACCCCATCCGCGGCGCGCTCATCACACCCGACGACGGCGCGCGTGACCTCGGACGTGTGGCGGCGGCGCTGCAGCACCGCTACGGCTCCGACGCCTTCGCGCGGGTCGTCTACACGGAGTCGCACGACGAGGTGGCCAACGGCAAGGCGCGCATCGCTGAGGAGATCTTCCCCGGCCGCGCCGACAGCTGGGCCTCGAAGAAGCGCGCCACGCTCGGGGCGGCGCTCGCCCTCACCGCGCCCGGCATCCCGATGCTCTTCCAGGGGCAAGCGCTCCTCGACGACGGCTACTTCCAAGACACCGTCCCACTCGACTGGAAGAAAGCCAAGCGCCACGACGGCCTCGTGCAACTCCACCGCGACCTCATCGCGCTCCGCCGCGATTTCGATGGCACCGCGACCGGCCTCAAGAGCCAGCACCTCGATCTGATCCACGTCGACCACCACGCGAAGCTGCTCGCCTACCAGCGCCGCGACGCGGGCGGCCCGAACGACAGCGTGTTCGTGGTCGTCAACCTCAGCCACCGCGCGCACTACGTCTACCCCCTCCGCCTCCCACACGACGCGCACTGGCACCTGCGCTTCAACAGCGACGGGCGCGGCTACGACCGCGCCTTCGGTGGGCACCCAGCCTACGACCTGCACGGCCACCGCGCCCGTGTGAGCATCGGCCCCTACACGGTGCTCGTCTACACCTGCGGTACGGCTCCGCGCCGCGATGCCCCGCGCCGTCGCGTCCTGGGTGTGCTCTGGCACCTACTCAAGCGCGGTGTCCAGCGGCTGCTGGCTGGAGCGCCGAGGTGA
- a CDS encoding GNAT family N-acetyltransferase, translating into MPIRRATAADADTLHGLVCALADYEKLRHEVVAAMDDLRAKLAPDASPPLYALLAEDEEGQAVGFAIYFAIYSTFRGNWGLYLEDLYVRPEARGHGYGFALLQTVAQDAVVRGAHRLEWQVLGWNRLALDFYDRLGAKRMTDWTTMRLTGEALTTLAQD; encoded by the coding sequence ATGCCCATCCGTCGCGCCACGGCTGCTGACGCCGATACGCTGCACGGCCTCGTCTGTGCGCTCGCCGACTACGAGAAGCTGCGCCACGAGGTCGTCGCCGCCATGGACGATCTGCGCGCGAAGCTCGCCCCGGATGCCTCGCCGCCGCTCTATGCCCTGCTCGCCGAGGACGAGGAGGGACAGGCTGTCGGCTTTGCGATCTATTTCGCCATCTACTCGACCTTCCGCGGCAACTGGGGGCTCTACCTCGAAGACCTCTACGTCCGTCCCGAGGCGCGCGGACACGGCTACGGCTTCGCTCTGCTCCAGACTGTTGCGCAGGACGCCGTCGTCCGTGGCGCGCACCGTCTGGAGTGGCAGGTGCTCGGCTGGAACCGGCTCGCGCTCGACTTCTACGACCGCCTCGGCGCGAAGCGGATGACCGACTGGACCACGATGCGCCTCACCGGCGAGGCCCTCACAACGTTGGCCCAGGACTGA
- a CDS encoding RidA family protein, which produces MRVVLSSILCLVLVGCTSTAPPAVTHVTPAPMQEVSTALQFSQAVRVGDMVWVSGQVGFGADGVPESADDQARVAFENLAFVLAEAGASLDDVVELTTYHVSMDDFGAFMAVKSAFITEPFPAWTAVEVAALAEPNLLVEIKATAVVGSGSTR; this is translated from the coding sequence ATGCGCGTTGTCCTCAGCTCCATCCTGTGCCTCGTTCTTGTGGGCTGTACGTCGACGGCTCCGCCCGCAGTCACCCATGTCACGCCGGCGCCCATGCAGGAGGTGTCGACGGCGTTGCAGTTCTCGCAGGCCGTACGCGTTGGCGACATGGTGTGGGTGTCGGGACAAGTCGGTTTCGGTGCCGACGGCGTCCCGGAGAGCGCCGACGACCAAGCGCGGGTTGCGTTCGAGAACCTCGCCTTCGTCCTGGCCGAAGCCGGAGCCTCGCTCGACGACGTGGTGGAACTGACGACCTACCACGTCTCGATGGACGATTTTGGCGCGTTCATGGCCGTCAAGTCCGCGTTCATCACCGAGCCCTTCCCAGCGTGGACCGCCGTCGAGGTCGCTGCCCTCGCTGAGCCGAACCTGCTCGTAGAGATCAAAGCGACGGCAGTCGTTGGCAGCGGGTCGACGCGCTAG